One window from the genome of Actinoplanes teichomyceticus ATCC 31121 encodes:
- the rpsD gene encoding 30S ribosomal protein S4: MARYTGADCKRCRREKMKLFLKGSKCDGPKCPFESRPFPPGQHGRGRTKETEYLLQHREKQKARRVYGVLEKQFRGYYEEAVTKPGKTGEVLLQILESRLDNVVYRAGYAASRDAARQLVKHGHFLVNGVKVDIPSYRVKEHDIVTLREKSKELTPFVVAQAQAGSRPVPAWLEPIPSEMKILIHSLPARAVIDTQVQEQLIVELYSK; encoded by the coding sequence TGTTCCTCAAGGGCAGCAAGTGCGACGGGCCGAAGTGCCCGTTCGAGTCGCGTCCCTTCCCGCCCGGCCAGCACGGCCGCGGCCGGACCAAGGAGACCGAGTACCTGCTCCAGCACCGCGAGAAGCAGAAGGCCCGCCGCGTCTACGGCGTGCTGGAGAAGCAGTTCCGCGGTTACTACGAGGAGGCTGTCACCAAGCCCGGCAAGACCGGTGAGGTGCTGCTGCAGATCCTCGAGTCGCGGCTGGACAACGTCGTCTACCGGGCCGGCTACGCCGCGTCCCGCGACGCCGCCCGGCAGCTGGTCAAGCACGGCCACTTCCTGGTCAACGGCGTCAAGGTCGACATCCCGTCGTACCGGGTGAAGGAGCACGACATCGTCACGCTCCGCGAGAAGTCGAAGGAGCTCACGCCCTTCGTCGTCGCGCAGGCCCAGGCCGGTTCCCGGCCGGTGCCGGCGTGGCTCGAGCCCATCCCGAGCGAGATGAAGATCCTGATCCACTCGCTCCCGGCCCGCGCCGTCATCGACACGCAGGTCCAGGAGCAGCTGATCGTCGAGCTCTACTCCAAGTAG
- a CDS encoding DNA-directed RNA polymerase subunit alpha, translating to MLISQRPTLSEESLSETRSRFTIEPLEPGFGYTLGNSLRRTLLSSIPGAAVTSIKIDGVLHEFTTIPGVKEDVVELVMNVKELTVSSEHDEPVSMYLRKQGPGDVTAGDIQPPAGVSVHNPDLKLATLNSKGRLDMELTVERGRGYVTAAQNKSAGAEIGRIPVDSIYSPVLKVTYRVEATRVEQRTDFDRLIIDVESKASISPRTALASAGSTLVELFGLCRELDETAEGIDIGPSPQDAQLAADLALPIEELDLTVRSYNCLKREGINSVGELIGRTEADLLDIRNFGQKSIDEVKMKLAGMGLGLKDSAPSFDPAHVVDSFGDVDYDTDDYRETEQL from the coding sequence GTGCTCATCAGCCAGCGGCCGACCCTCTCGGAGGAGTCGCTCAGCGAGACCCGCTCCCGGTTCACCATCGAGCCTCTGGAGCCGGGCTTCGGCTACACCCTCGGCAATTCGCTGCGGCGGACCCTGCTGTCGTCCATCCCGGGCGCGGCGGTCACCAGCATCAAGATCGACGGCGTGCTGCACGAGTTCACCACGATCCCCGGTGTCAAGGAGGACGTGGTCGAGCTGGTCATGAACGTCAAGGAACTGACCGTCAGCTCCGAGCACGACGAGCCGGTCAGCATGTACCTGCGCAAGCAGGGCCCGGGCGACGTGACCGCCGGGGACATCCAGCCGCCGGCCGGTGTCTCGGTGCACAACCCCGATCTGAAGCTGGCGACCCTGAACAGCAAGGGCCGGCTCGACATGGAGCTGACCGTGGAGCGTGGCCGTGGCTACGTCACCGCGGCGCAGAACAAGAGCGCGGGCGCGGAGATCGGCCGGATCCCGGTCGACTCGATCTACTCGCCGGTGCTCAAGGTCACCTACCGTGTCGAGGCGACCCGTGTCGAGCAGCGCACCGACTTCGACCGTCTGATCATCGACGTCGAGTCGAAGGCGTCGATCTCGCCGCGCACCGCTCTGGCGTCGGCCGGCTCCACCCTGGTCGAGCTCTTCGGCCTGTGCCGGGAGCTGGACGAGACCGCCGAGGGCATCGACATCGGCCCGTCGCCGCAGGACGCGCAGCTCGCTGCCGACCTGGCCCTGCCGATCGAGGAGCTGGACCTGACCGTCCGGTCGTACAACTGCCTCAAGCGCGAGGGCATCAACAGCGTGGGCGAGTTGATAGGGCGTACCGAGGCCGACCTTCTGGACATCCGGAACTTCGGCCAGAAGTCGATCGACGAGGTCAAGATGAAGCTCGCCGGAATGGGCTTGGGCCTGAAGGACAGCGCGCCGTCCTTCGACCCGGCGCACGTCGTGGACTCGTTCGGCGACGTGGATTACGACACCGACGACTACCGCGAGACCGAGCAGCTCTAA
- the rplQ gene encoding 50S ribosomal protein L17 has translation MPTPTKGARLGGSPAHEKLIMANLATELFRHGKIKTTETKAKRLRPLAEQLITKAKRGDLHARRRVLTVVKDKDVVYALFEQIAPRYTGRPGGYTRITKTGPRKGDAAPMAIIELVEEAPVAATTAPAAKAAARKAAAQQDKVEALAPEETAPASTDADQDAEPPISASGDKGAEGPGDQAEGDDTAKA, from the coding sequence ATGCCCACGCCCACCAAGGGTGCCCGCCTCGGCGGCAGCCCGGCACACGAGAAGCTCATCATGGCCAACCTGGCCACCGAGCTCTTCCGGCACGGGAAGATCAAGACCACCGAGACGAAGGCCAAGCGGCTGCGCCCGCTGGCCGAGCAGCTCATCACGAAGGCCAAGCGCGGCGACCTGCACGCCCGTCGCCGGGTGCTGACCGTCGTGAAGGACAAGGACGTCGTGTACGCCCTGTTCGAGCAGATCGCTCCGCGGTACACCGGCCGCCCCGGTGGCTACACCCGGATCACCAAGACCGGTCCCCGCAAGGGCGACGCCGCTCCGATGGCGATCATCGAGCTGGTCGAGGAGGCTCCGGTCGCGGCCACCACCGCTCCCGCCGCCAAGGCCGCCGCTCGCAAGGCCGCCGCGCAGCAGGACAAGGTCGAGGCCCTGGCTCCGGAGGAGACCGCGCCGGCGAGCACGGACGCCGACCAGGACGCCGAGCCGCCGATCAGCGCCTCCGGTGACAAGGGCGCCGAGGGCCCGGGCGACCAGGCCGAGGGCGACGACACCGCCAAGGCGTAA
- the truA gene encoding tRNA pseudouridine(38-40) synthase TruA yields the protein MTETIRLRLDVSYDGADFSGWAAQPGRRTVAGVLTEALHRILGASGTEWPLGLTVAGRTDAGVHATGQVCHIDLPAERYAELSGSLPRRLSALMPPDARVRSVTPVPDTFDARFSATFRRYEYRVCDDGWGPEPLRRYDTLGWLRPLDEDRLNAAASGLLGEHDFAAFCKRKEHATTIRAINRLDWRREPDRTLVATVQADAFCQAMVRSLVGAMLAVGEGRREPEWPAKLLTLRERSSEVAVAPAHGLTLVAVGYPDAAEYAARADATRRRRD from the coding sequence ATGACGGAAACCATCCGCCTACGACTCGACGTCTCGTATGACGGCGCGGACTTCTCCGGGTGGGCCGCGCAGCCCGGCCGGCGTACCGTCGCCGGGGTCCTGACCGAGGCCCTGCACCGCATCCTGGGCGCCTCGGGCACCGAGTGGCCGCTGGGCCTGACCGTGGCCGGGCGTACCGACGCCGGCGTGCACGCGACCGGGCAGGTGTGCCACATCGACCTGCCGGCCGAGCGGTACGCGGAGCTGTCCGGGTCCCTGCCGCGCCGGCTGAGCGCGCTGATGCCGCCGGACGCCCGGGTGCGGAGCGTCACCCCGGTGCCGGACACCTTCGACGCCCGCTTCTCGGCCACCTTCCGGCGCTACGAGTACCGGGTGTGCGACGACGGCTGGGGCCCCGAGCCGCTGCGCCGCTACGACACCCTGGGCTGGCTGCGCCCGCTCGATGAGGACCGGCTCAACGCCGCCGCGAGCGGGCTGCTCGGCGAGCACGACTTCGCCGCGTTCTGCAAGCGCAAGGAGCACGCCACCACGATCCGGGCGATCAACCGGCTGGACTGGCGCCGGGAACCGGACCGGACGCTGGTGGCCACCGTGCAGGCCGACGCGTTCTGCCAGGCCATGGTGCGCAGCCTGGTCGGGGCGATGCTCGCGGTCGGCGAGGGCCGGCGGGAGCCGGAGTGGCCGGCGAAGCTGCTCACCCTGCGGGAACGCTCCAGCGAGGTGGCCGTGGCCCCGGCGCACGGGCTGACGCTGGTCGCGGTCGGTTACCCGGACGCCGCCGAGTACGCGGCCCGCGCCGACGCCACCCGTCGCCGGCGCGACTAG